In a genomic window of Sporosarcina trichiuri:
- a CDS encoding fatty acid--CoA ligase family protein: MNLVQRVRETASAQPEKTAYHFAGKDTSYAEFDQSVARFAAALEGLGVGRGDNVAMLLGNTPHFLITLYATMRLGATAVPVNPIYSPDEISYILQDSDAKAVVALEQLLPLVEAASVRLPAIESYVICETTGETAAKVTELSEVARSKTRLFSHLITTSTAAAMPVDPDENETAVILYTSGTTGRPKGAMLTHKNLYSNAADVGEYLGFSSEDRVVATLPVFHVFALTVVVNAPLVKGATILLVPRFSPGDVFQTIREQKATIFAGVPTMYNFMYQYPEASREDFETIRLAISGGSSLPVALLENFEEKFQVKISEGYGLSEASPVTTFNPLDRERVPGSIGTSILNVENKIVDELGEEVPVGQVGELIVRGDNVMKGYYKMPEETAAALRNGWLYTGDLARQDEDGYFYIVDRKKDLIIVGGYNVYPREVEEVLFQHRDLVEAAVLGVPDPDFGEEVLAYVVKKEGSAVTEHDLLDFCAKRLAKYKVPKHIEFLDELPKNTTGKILRRSLRDQVKS; the protein is encoded by the coding sequence ATGAATCTAGTCCAACGTGTCCGTGAGACAGCGAGTGCGCAGCCGGAGAAGACGGCGTACCATTTTGCGGGCAAAGATACGTCCTATGCGGAATTCGACCAGTCGGTGGCGCGGTTCGCCGCCGCTTTGGAAGGCCTTGGGGTCGGCCGCGGCGACAATGTCGCGATGCTGCTCGGCAACACGCCGCATTTCCTGATCACACTGTACGCGACGATGCGTCTCGGTGCGACAGCCGTGCCGGTGAACCCGATCTATTCGCCGGATGAAATCTCGTACATCCTGCAGGACAGCGACGCGAAAGCGGTCGTTGCGCTCGAGCAGCTGCTGCCGCTCGTCGAAGCCGCTTCCGTCCGGCTGCCGGCAATCGAGTCGTACGTCATCTGTGAAACGACAGGGGAGACGGCTGCGAAAGTGACGGAGCTGTCGGAAGTCGCGAGGTCGAAAACACGGCTGTTCTCCCATCTGATCACCACAAGTACTGCCGCCGCCATGCCGGTCGATCCGGATGAAAATGAAACCGCTGTCATCCTGTACACGTCCGGGACGACAGGCCGTCCGAAAGGCGCCATGCTGACGCACAAGAACCTGTATTCGAACGCTGCGGACGTCGGCGAATATCTCGGGTTTTCTTCCGAAGACCGGGTCGTCGCGACGCTGCCTGTATTCCATGTATTCGCCTTGACGGTCGTCGTCAACGCGCCGCTCGTCAAAGGGGCGACGATCCTGCTTGTGCCGCGCTTCAGCCCGGGGGACGTATTCCAGACGATCCGGGAGCAGAAGGCGACGATCTTCGCCGGTGTGCCGACGATGTACAACTTCATGTACCAGTATCCGGAAGCGTCACGCGAAGACTTCGAAACGATCCGGCTTGCGATTTCCGGAGGTTCATCGCTGCCCGTCGCGCTGCTCGAGAACTTCGAGGAGAAATTCCAGGTGAAGATCTCGGAAGGCTACGGACTCTCTGAAGCCTCGCCGGTGACGACGTTCAATCCGCTCGACCGCGAGCGTGTGCCGGGCTCGATCGGCACGTCGATCCTGAACGTCGAGAACAAAATCGTCGACGAACTGGGGGAGGAAGTTCCCGTCGGACAGGTCGGCGAACTGATCGTCCGCGGCGACAACGTCATGAAAGGCTACTACAAGATGCCTGAAGAGACAGCGGCAGCGCTCCGCAACGGCTGGCTCTACACGGGGGACCTGGCCCGGCAGGACGAAGACGGTTATTTCTACATCGTCGACCGCAAGAAGGACCTGATCATCGTCGGCGGCTACAACGTCTACCCGCGCGAAGTCGAAGAAGTGCTGTTCCAGCACCGCGACCTCGTCGAAGCAGCGGTGCTCGGCGTGCCAGATCCCGACTTTGGGGAGGAAGTGCTCGCCTACGTCGTGAAGAAGGAAGGCAGCGCGGTGACGGAGCATGACCTGCTCGACTTCTGCGCGAAGCGTCTCGCCAAGTACAAAGTGCCGAAGCACATCGAGTTCCTGGACGAACTGCCGAAGAACACGACCGGCAAAATCCTCCGCCGCTCGCTGCGCGACCAGGTGAAATCATAA
- a CDS encoding FtsX-like permease family protein has product MTFRQFAYRNVVRNRRIYAAFFMASAFSVMVFFLYSMLLFHPAMEEGFVQEVASTGMMIAEFVLFVFTLFFLFYSMRAFLQARTKEFGILLLLGMARSQLQRLIFLETMLIGGVAIVAGTFLGTVFSKFFLMIVKELIQLPDLPLYFTWKPFLLTIGSFASLFVIISLLAPMFIRAGEVYDLLQGESAEQDAYMITKWRALAGIGLLALTYVMAVYATDPYVIRVIFVLPAAAVTGTYFFFSDSLPYFIQLFRARKRLYWRPFWLLSLSEGVVRLKENARMFFIVTMVSTLAFMSVGLLASLTSFANQYRELNPLGLVYKSYPGNVLEQIHVRQLTDELNEKDIDYNVVPFRVLMQKSSFTDKDVAVVRASSMNALGYTFGYPPIELADGQAMFLPPTDSSYHQLKDRNVITKLAQSGLSVEISGAYPHQLFPPNAIASNAIIVSDDDFERILMGKDGASATLFRYYAFNIADWQETKDVGRALHEDELQSILLSGEAGTLFTFGNPGLNYSVIRTTFSLLLFMGLLLAAVLFLAAGSFVYFRLYTTLDRDRRQFDVLRRMGITGRELKKIVNRQLLPQFFIPWGVAFIHSAFAFLALQVIWDALAEISIARELAFVLGGFAVLQVVYFYLIRWRYLSHIQTPE; this is encoded by the coding sequence ATGACCTTTCGTCAGTTCGCCTACCGTAACGTCGTCCGGAACCGGCGGATCTACGCTGCGTTCTTCATGGCGAGTGCGTTCTCGGTGATGGTGTTCTTCCTGTATTCGATGCTGCTGTTCCATCCTGCGATGGAGGAAGGGTTCGTCCAGGAGGTCGCGTCGACGGGCATGATGATCGCCGAATTCGTGCTGTTCGTCTTCACGCTGTTCTTCCTGTTCTACTCGATGCGCGCCTTCCTGCAGGCCCGCACGAAGGAATTCGGCATCCTGCTGCTGCTCGGCATGGCGCGGAGCCAGCTCCAGCGGCTCATCTTCCTCGAGACGATGCTGATCGGCGGTGTTGCTATAGTTGCCGGCACGTTCCTCGGCACGGTGTTCTCGAAATTCTTCCTGATGATCGTCAAGGAGCTCATCCAGCTGCCGGACCTGCCGCTCTACTTCACCTGGAAGCCGTTCCTGCTGACAATCGGCAGCTTCGCGAGCCTGTTTGTCATCATTTCACTGCTCGCGCCGATGTTCATCCGCGCGGGGGAAGTGTATGACCTGCTGCAGGGGGAGAGCGCCGAGCAGGATGCGTACATGATAACGAAATGGCGTGCGCTCGCGGGGATCGGGCTGCTCGCGCTCACCTACGTGATGGCGGTCTATGCGACGGATCCATACGTCATCCGGGTCATCTTTGTCCTGCCCGCCGCTGCGGTGACGGGCACGTACTTCTTCTTCAGTGATTCGCTCCCGTACTTCATCCAGCTGTTCCGTGCGCGGAAGCGGCTGTACTGGCGGCCGTTCTGGCTGCTGTCGCTGTCGGAAGGCGTTGTCCGGCTGAAAGAGAACGCCCGGATGTTCTTCATCGTCACGATGGTGTCGACGCTTGCGTTCATGTCCGTCGGGCTGCTCGCGTCATTGACGTCGTTCGCGAACCAGTACAGGGAGCTGAACCCGCTCGGCCTCGTCTACAAAAGTTACCCGGGCAACGTGCTTGAACAGATCCACGTCCGCCAGCTGACCGACGAGCTGAACGAAAAGGATATCGACTACAATGTCGTGCCGTTCCGGGTGCTCATGCAGAAATCCAGCTTTACGGATAAGGATGTCGCCGTCGTGCGTGCATCGAGCATGAACGCGCTCGGCTACACGTTCGGCTATCCGCCGATCGAACTCGCGGACGGGCAGGCGATGTTCCTGCCGCCGACCGACTCGTCGTACCACCAGCTGAAGGACCGGAATGTCATTACGAAGCTTGCGCAGAGCGGCCTGTCCGTCGAGATCAGCGGCGCGTATCCGCATCAGCTGTTCCCGCCGAACGCCATTGCATCGAATGCGATCATCGTCTCGGATGACGATTTCGAACGGATCCTGATGGGGAAAGACGGAGCCAGCGCGACGCTGTTCCGTTATTACGCATTCAATATCGCGGACTGGCAGGAGACGAAAGACGTCGGCCGCGCGCTGCATGAGGATGAACTCCAGTCGATCCTCCTGAGCGGTGAAGCGGGGACGCTGTTCACGTTCGGCAACCCGGGGCTCAACTATTCGGTGATCCGTACGACGTTCTCGCTCCTGCTGTTCATGGGGCTGCTGCTGGCGGCCGTCCTGTTCCTCGCGGCAGGCAGTTTCGTCTACTTCCGACTGTACACGACACTCGACCGCGACCGGCGGCAGTTCGATGTGCTGCGGCGGATGGGCATCACGGGACGCGAACTGAAGAAGATCGTCAACCGCCAGCTGCTGCCGCAGTTCTTCATCCCGTGGGGGGTGGCGTTCATCCACAGCGCATTCGCATTCCTGGCGCTCCAGGTGATCTGGGATGCCCTCGCTGAAATCTCGATCGCGAGGGAACTCGCCTTCGTGCTCGGCGGGTTCGCTGTTTTGCAGGTCGTCTATTTCTACCTGATCCGCTGGCGCTACTTGTCCCATATCCAGACACCGGAGTGA
- a CDS encoding ABC transporter ATP-binding protein: MAHKIVELTEVTKIYEGKVMHRALNRLDFEAEQGEFVAIMGPSGSGKTTLLNLISTIDLPTYGRIAVNGIEPETLSQNELALFRRRNLGFVFQTINLLQMLTVEENLVLPLTLDRIPVPEMKQRIAKLADKLSLTEILTRRPDELSGGQAQRTAIGRALIHEPQLILADEPTGNLDSKSARDVLELLSKINRTAGTTIIMVTHDPQAASYCDRVLFIKDGEFFNELYRDEQRRTFFQQILNVLSLLGGNVNDLSSVRLP, encoded by the coding sequence ATGGCGCATAAAATCGTCGAACTGACGGAAGTGACCAAAATCTATGAAGGCAAAGTGATGCACCGGGCGCTGAACCGGCTCGATTTCGAGGCGGAACAAGGCGAGTTCGTCGCCATCATGGGGCCGTCCGGAAGCGGCAAGACGACGCTGCTGAACCTGATTTCAACGATCGACCTGCCGACATACGGCCGGATCGCAGTCAATGGCATCGAACCGGAGACGCTCAGCCAGAACGAGCTCGCCCTGTTCAGGCGGCGCAACCTCGGCTTCGTCTTCCAGACGATCAACCTGCTGCAGATGCTGACAGTCGAAGAGAACCTCGTGCTGCCGCTGACACTCGACCGTATCCCGGTGCCGGAGATGAAACAGCGAATTGCGAAGCTCGCGGATAAGCTGTCACTGACCGAGATCCTCACCCGGAGACCGGACGAGCTGTCGGGCGGCCAGGCGCAGCGGACGGCGATCGGACGCGCGCTCATCCACGAACCGCAGCTGATCCTTGCCGATGAGCCGACTGGGAACCTTGACTCGAAATCGGCGCGTGACGTGCTCGAACTGCTGTCGAAGATCAACAGGACCGCCGGCACGACGATCATCATGGTGACGCACGATCCGCAGGCCGCAAGCTATTGCGACCGCGTGCTGTTCATCAAGGACGGCGAGTTTTTCAATGAATTGTACAGAGATGAACAGCGCAGGACGTTCTTCCAGCAGATCCTGAACGTGCTGTCGCTGCTCGGGGGGAACGTCAATGACCTTTCGTCAGTTCGCCTACCGTAA
- a CDS encoding sensor histidine kinase has protein sequence MNKYKLFLREHAPFLLFQLMLLLFICLLFWLDGARDWSTSLYAILMGILLTAGYLLVKFIMRRSFYEVLEREPGRMEDALIGRPQTPEHRVTAQYMRKLYRLYHSDVQKLDTAQHRQLHFINQWVHQMKTPISVLGLLLQEEETDRKSFREELDRLQDGLDAVLVNARLETFEDDMRIERVRLEELVRQVVTDHKRLFIANSVFPQIDVDAHFVVATDPKWMKIILGQFLTNAVKYTFEKGKKVYAEALQTDEGIRLTVRDEGIGIPETDIKRVTRAFFTGENGRKTGESTGMGLYIAAEVCGRLGHPLSIESVVGNGTAVSVLFANGEAVETDGA, from the coding sequence ATGAACAAATACAAGCTGTTTTTGCGCGAGCATGCACCGTTCCTGCTGTTCCAGCTCATGCTGCTGCTGTTCATCTGCCTGCTGTTCTGGCTGGACGGCGCCCGTGACTGGAGCACTTCGCTGTATGCAATCCTCATGGGGATCCTGCTGACGGCGGGCTACCTGCTCGTGAAGTTCATCATGCGGCGGTCGTTCTACGAAGTGCTGGAACGCGAGCCCGGACGGATGGAAGACGCACTGATCGGCCGGCCGCAGACGCCGGAACACCGCGTCACCGCGCAATATATGCGCAAGCTGTACCGGCTGTACCACAGCGACGTCCAGAAACTCGATACCGCGCAGCACCGGCAGCTGCACTTCATCAACCAGTGGGTCCATCAGATGAAAACCCCGATTTCCGTGCTCGGCCTGCTGCTGCAGGAAGAGGAGACGGACCGCAAAAGCTTCCGCGAGGAGCTCGACCGGCTCCAGGACGGCCTCGATGCCGTGCTTGTCAATGCACGGCTTGAGACGTTCGAAGATGATATGCGGATCGAGCGCGTCCGCCTCGAGGAACTTGTGCGCCAGGTGGTGACCGACCACAAACGGCTGTTCATCGCGAACAGCGTGTTCCCGCAGATCGACGTGGACGCGCATTTCGTCGTCGCGACCGATCCGAAGTGGATGAAGATCATCCTCGGCCAGTTCCTGACGAACGCTGTCAAATATACGTTCGAAAAAGGGAAGAAAGTGTACGCCGAAGCCTTGCAGACGGATGAAGGGATCCGGCTGACTGTCCGCGACGAAGGGATCGGCATCCCCGAGACGGACATCAAACGGGTCACCCGCGCGTTCTTCACCGGCGAAAACGGCCGCAAGACGGGCGAGTCGACCGGCATGGGGCTCTATATCGCGGCGGAGGTATGCGGACGGCTCGGCCACCCGCTGTCGATCGAGTCCGTCGTCGGAAACGGGACCGCGGTGTCCGTGCTGTTCGCAAATGGAGAGGCGGTGGAAACCGATGGCGCATAA
- a CDS encoding response regulator transcription factor → MEQHRIFIVEDDRKIAELLADTLRKYQYDVAVAEDFDRISDECLAFEPHLILLDINLPTYDGYYWCRQLRTQTTCPILFISARSGDMDQVFALENGGDDFITKPFHYDVVLAKIRSHLRRSFGEYAPAQTERIVKVGSLTLFAERMELQAGETLVPLQKKECIILELLMDAAPRVVVRETLLEELWDDQSFVDENTLNVNIARVRKKLADYGILSTIDTVRGAGYRFVLATEEA, encoded by the coding sequence ATGGAACAACATCGCATTTTCATCGTGGAGGATGACCGCAAGATCGCGGAACTGCTCGCGGATACGCTGCGGAAATACCAATATGACGTCGCCGTCGCGGAGGACTTCGACCGGATTTCGGATGAATGCCTCGCGTTCGAACCGCATCTGATCCTGCTCGACATCAACCTGCCGACCTACGACGGCTATTACTGGTGCCGCCAGCTGCGCACGCAGACGACGTGCCCGATCCTGTTCATCTCCGCACGGTCGGGGGATATGGACCAAGTCTTCGCACTTGAGAACGGCGGCGATGACTTCATCACCAAACCGTTCCATTACGATGTCGTCCTGGCGAAGATCCGCAGCCACCTGCGCCGGTCGTTCGGGGAGTATGCGCCGGCCCAGACGGAGCGGATCGTGAAAGTCGGATCGCTCACCCTGTTCGCGGAGCGGATGGAACTGCAGGCGGGCGAGACGCTCGTGCCGCTCCAGAAGAAGGAATGCATCATCCTGGAGCTGCTCATGGACGCGGCGCCGCGTGTCGTCGTCCGCGAGACACTGCTCGAGGAATTGTGGGACGACCAGTCGTTTGTGGATGAAAACACGCTGAACGTCAACATCGCCCGGGTCCGTAAGAAACTGGCGGATTACGGCATCCTGTCGACGATCGACACCGTCCGGGGAGCGGGCTACCGGTTCGTGCTGGCCACTGAGGAAGCATGA
- a CDS encoding lipoate--protein ligase, with translation MQFVDNKGITDPRINLAIEEYILKNMDVDQDSYLLFYINEPSIIIGKNQNTIEEIDTEYVDANGIHVVRRLSGGGAVYHDTGNLNFSFITKDDGQSFRNFKKFTEPVVEALAKMGVKAELLGRNDLLVDGKKVSGNAQFATNGRMFSHGTLMFDTEIEEVVNALRVKKDKIESKGIKSIRSRVTNISEYMDKEMTIEEFRMEILKSIFGGEENIQYRELTDEDWDNIRKLSAERYGNWDWNYGRSPKCNVQHSHRFPVGSIDVRLQVDKGTIHEVHIFGDFFGIGDVSELEERLVGCQYDRESITAAVSTLDIPKLLGGITQEEFVNLIY, from the coding sequence ATGCAATTTGTCGATAACAAAGGGATTACCGATCCGCGCATCAACTTGGCGATCGAGGAATACATTCTGAAGAACATGGACGTCGATCAGGACTCCTATTTGCTGTTCTATATCAACGAACCGTCGATCATCATCGGCAAGAACCAGAACACGATCGAGGAGATCGACACGGAATACGTCGATGCGAACGGCATCCACGTCGTCCGCAGGCTTTCCGGCGGCGGTGCTGTGTACCATGACACCGGCAACCTGAACTTCAGCTTCATCACGAAAGACGATGGACAGTCGTTCCGCAACTTCAAGAAGTTCACAGAGCCCGTCGTCGAGGCGCTCGCGAAGATGGGCGTCAAAGCTGAACTCCTCGGCCGTAACGACCTGCTCGTCGACGGTAAGAAAGTGTCCGGGAATGCGCAGTTTGCAACGAACGGACGGATGTTCAGCCACGGCACGCTCATGTTCGATACGGAAATCGAGGAAGTCGTCAATGCGCTGCGCGTCAAGAAGGACAAAATCGAATCGAAAGGCATCAAGTCGATCCGCAGCCGGGTCACCAACATCTCCGAGTATATGGACAAGGAGATGACAATCGAGGAATTCCGGATGGAGATCCTGAAATCCATTTTCGGCGGGGAAGAGAACATCCAATACAGGGAACTGACTGATGAGGACTGGGACAACATCCGCAAGCTGTCCGCGGAACGCTACGGCAACTGGGACTGGAACTACGGCCGCTCGCCAAAGTGCAACGTCCAGCACTCCCACCGGTTCCCGGTCGGCAGCATCGACGTGCGCCTGCAGGTCGACAAAGGGACGATCCATGAAGTGCACATATTCGGCGACTTCTTCGGGATCGGCGATGTCTCGGAGCTGGAGGAGCGCCTCGTCGGCTGCCAGTATGACCGTGAATCGATCACGGCCGCTGTCAGCACGCTCGATATCCCGAAACTGCTCGGCGGCATCACGCAGGAAGAGTTCGTCAATCTGATCTACTGA
- the yhfH gene encoding protein YhfH, protein MIENVVEFFKNLPPKQCATCGEQFEEQHECYQATCPSCSEQ, encoded by the coding sequence ATGATCGAAAACGTCGTCGAGTTTTTCAAGAACCTTCCTCCGAAACAGTGTGCCACGTGCGGTGAACAGTTCGAAGAGCAGCATGAGTGCTACCAGGCCACGTGTCCGTCGTGTTCCGAGCAGTGA
- the hemY gene encoding protoporphyrinogen oxidase yields MDEQRKKVVIAGGGITGLSAAFYMQRQIDEQQLPIDIILVEATNRLGGKIQTVRRNGYIIERGPDSFLIRKKSMDRLAGELGIADQLVKNATGQSFVLLNDELHPIPGGSIMGVPTEVGPFLKSNLFSLTGKLRAAGDFFLPRSDIQGDQSLGKFFRRRFGNEVVNNLIEPLLSGVYAGDIDNMSMESTFPQFVDVEEKHRSLILGMKKTRPKPEQLPNKGHAAKKEGAFHTFRDGLETLVEALEAQLTKVKFVKGVRLESIEEQDGKTYVTLNEGSVIEADAVILTTGHETARRLFEPYGILQQLGEIRTSSVATITLAFPAEAVVQDKEGTGFLVSRSGDYSITACTWVNRKWPTTTPDGKVLLRAFVGRIGEEAIVDLPDAEIEQIVLGDLRKIFEINGDPEFSIVTRWKEDRPQYRVGHKQLIAEAKAELRDAFPQVELAGASYEGVGLPDCVDQGQAAAERVISRLTDPS; encoded by the coding sequence ATGGACGAACAGCGTAAAAAAGTCGTGATCGCAGGGGGCGGGATCACCGGTCTGTCCGCGGCATTCTATATGCAGCGGCAGATCGATGAGCAGCAGCTTCCGATCGACATCATCCTGGTAGAAGCAACGAACCGGCTCGGGGGCAAGATCCAGACCGTCCGGCGTAACGGCTATATTATCGAACGCGGTCCAGACTCCTTTCTGATCCGAAAAAAAAGCATGGACCGGCTGGCCGGAGAGCTCGGCATCGCCGATCAGCTGGTGAAGAACGCGACCGGCCAGTCGTTCGTGCTGCTGAATGACGAACTCCATCCGATCCCGGGCGGCTCCATCATGGGCGTGCCGACGGAGGTCGGACCTTTCCTGAAGAGCAACCTGTTTTCGCTGACCGGCAAACTCCGGGCGGCGGGGGACTTCTTCCTGCCGCGATCCGATATCCAGGGCGACCAGTCACTCGGGAAGTTCTTCCGCCGGCGTTTCGGCAACGAGGTCGTCAACAATCTGATCGAACCGCTGCTGTCGGGTGTGTATGCGGGCGATATCGATAATATGAGCATGGAATCGACATTCCCGCAATTCGTCGATGTCGAGGAAAAGCACAGAAGCCTGATCCTCGGCATGAAGAAGACACGGCCGAAGCCGGAACAGCTGCCGAACAAAGGGCATGCCGCGAAAAAGGAAGGCGCCTTCCACACGTTCCGCGACGGGCTGGAGACTCTCGTCGAAGCGCTCGAAGCACAATTGACGAAAGTGAAATTCGTCAAAGGCGTGCGGCTGGAAAGCATTGAAGAGCAGGACGGCAAAACGTATGTGACGCTGAACGAAGGCTCCGTCATCGAAGCGGATGCCGTCATTTTGACGACCGGTCACGAAACCGCGCGCCGGCTGTTCGAACCGTACGGCATCCTGCAGCAGCTCGGTGAGATCCGCACCTCTTCCGTTGCCACAATCACGCTTGCGTTCCCAGCGGAAGCGGTCGTGCAGGACAAGGAAGGAACCGGTTTCCTCGTCTCGCGGAGCGGCGATTATTCGATTACGGCCTGTACGTGGGTGAATCGCAAATGGCCGACGACGACACCCGACGGCAAAGTGCTGCTGCGGGCGTTCGTCGGCCGGATCGGAGAAGAGGCGATCGTCGACCTGCCCGATGCGGAAATCGAACAGATCGTCCTCGGGGATCTGCGAAAGATTTTTGAGATCAACGGAGACCCGGAATTTTCGATCGTCACCCGCTGGAAAGAGGACCGGCCGCAATACCGGGTCGGCCATAAGCAGCTGATCGCAGAAGCGAAAGCCGAACTGCGTGACGCCTTCCCGCAAGTCGAGCTTGCGGGCGCCTCCTATGAAGGCGTCGGCCTGCCGGACTGCGTCGATCAGGGCCAAGCCGCAGCCGAGCGCGTGATCAGCCGGCTCACGGACCCATCTTAA
- the hemH gene encoding ferrochelatase, with translation MGKRTMGLLVMAYGTPYKEEDIEPYYTHIRRGRKPAPEQLEDLKNRYEAIGGISPLAHITEGQAQALTDALNASQDDVEFKLYIGLKHITPFIEEAVEQMSKDGIEEAVTVVLAPHYSTFSVKSYNTRAKEEADKYGIKIRSVESWYKQPKFLKYWEQKIREAFDGMSDEEREKAVLVVSAHSLPQKIREAGDPYPDQLEETAKLVAEAAEVKNYAVGWQSEGQTGEPWLGPDVQDLTRDLYENEGYRSFVYTPVGFVSDHLEVLYDNDYECKVVCDELGASYRRPQMPNTDPLFIGAVADAVLDKVNE, from the coding sequence ATGGGAAAACGTACAATGGGATTGCTCGTCATGGCGTATGGGACGCCGTATAAAGAGGAAGATATCGAACCGTACTATACACATATCCGCCGCGGCCGGAAACCCGCTCCGGAACAGCTCGAGGACTTGAAGAACCGGTATGAGGCGATCGGCGGTATTTCGCCGCTTGCGCATATTACGGAAGGCCAGGCACAGGCGCTTACCGACGCGCTGAATGCGTCCCAGGATGACGTCGAATTCAAGCTGTACATCGGCCTGAAGCACATTACGCCGTTCATCGAAGAAGCGGTTGAGCAGATGAGCAAAGACGGTATCGAAGAAGCGGTCACCGTGGTGCTCGCACCGCACTATTCGACCTTCTCGGTGAAGTCATACAACACACGGGCCAAAGAGGAAGCCGACAAATACGGCATCAAGATCCGTTCCGTCGAAAGCTGGTACAAACAGCCGAAGTTCCTGAAGTACTGGGAGCAGAAAATCCGTGAAGCCTTCGATGGCATGAGTGATGAAGAGCGCGAAAAAGCGGTGCTTGTCGTATCGGCGCATTCCCTGCCTCAGAAAATCCGTGAAGCGGGCGACCCGTATCCGGACCAGCTGGAAGAGACGGCGAAACTGGTAGCGGAAGCCGCTGAGGTGAAAAACTATGCAGTGGGCTGGCAGAGTGAAGGGCAGACAGGTGAACCGTGGCTCGGGCCGGACGTACAGGACCTGACACGCGACCTGTATGAGAACGAAGGCTACCGCTCATTCGTCTATACGCCGGTCGGCTTCGTTTCCGATCACCTCGAAGTGCTCTACGACAATGACTATGAATGTAAAGTCGTCTGCGATGAACTTGGCGCATCATACCGCCGTCCGCAGATGCCGAACACGGATCCGCTCTTCATCGGCGCTGTCGCGGATGCGGTTCTGGACAAAGTGAACGAGTAA
- the hemE gene encoding uroporphyrinogen decarboxylase: MATFNDTLLRAARGEKIDHTPVWYMRQAGRSQPEYRAIKEKYSLEEITHQPELCAYVTKLPVDQYGVDAAILYKDIVTPLPGMGVDVAIKAGVGPVIANPIRSVADIDKLTTMHPEDDIPFVLDTIKLLTREQLNVPLIGFAGAPFTLASYMIEGGPSKNYARTKALMVSEPEAWFKLMDKLADTMIEYVGAQVKAGASAIQIFDSWVGALNVQDYRVFIKPVMERIFTELRKLNVPLITFGVGASHLANEWHDLPVDVVGLDWRLSIEEAGKRGLTKPLQGNLDPTMLLADWPVIEERAKAIIEQGVTHGSHIFNLGHGVFPEIEPAKLKKLTELIHTYSAELRAAKN, translated from the coding sequence ATGGCAACGTTCAACGATACACTTCTCCGTGCAGCGCGCGGGGAGAAGATTGACCATACACCTGTATGGTACATGCGGCAGGCAGGCAGATCGCAGCCCGAGTACCGTGCCATCAAGGAAAAGTACTCATTGGAGGAAATCACACACCAGCCTGAACTTTGTGCATATGTCACGAAGCTGCCGGTCGACCAGTATGGTGTCGATGCAGCGATCCTCTACAAGGATATCGTCACGCCGCTGCCTGGAATGGGCGTCGATGTGGCCATCAAAGCGGGCGTCGGTCCGGTCATTGCGAACCCGATCCGCTCCGTTGCGGATATCGACAAACTGACAACGATGCATCCGGAAGATGACATCCCGTTCGTGCTCGATACGATCAAACTGCTGACGCGGGAGCAGCTGAATGTGCCGCTCATCGGGTTCGCCGGAGCACCGTTCACGCTCGCGAGCTACATGATCGAAGGCGGTCCGTCGAAGAACTATGCACGCACGAAAGCGCTCATGGTGTCGGAACCGGAAGCGTGGTTCAAACTCATGGACAAATTGGCGGATACGATGATCGAATACGTCGGTGCGCAAGTGAAAGCGGGCGCAAGCGCCATCCAGATCTTCGACTCGTGGGTCGGTGCGCTGAATGTCCAGGATTACCGGGTCTTCATCAAACCGGTCATGGAACGGATCTTCACGGAACTCCGGAAACTGAATGTACCGCTCATCACGTTCGGCGTAGGCGCAAGCCACCTGGCGAACGAATGGCATGACCTTCCTGTCGACGTGGTCGGCCTTGACTGGCGGCTGTCGATCGAAGAAGCCGGCAAGCGCGGGCTGACGAAACCGCTTCAGGGCAATCTCGACCCGACGATGCTGCTGGCGGACTGGCCGGTCATCGAAGAACGGGCGAAAGCGATCATCGAGCAGGGTGTCACACACGGCAGCCACATCTTCAACTTGGGACATGGGGTGTTTCCGGAAATCGAGCCGGCCAAACTGAAGAAACTGACTGAACTGATCCACACATACAGTGCTGAACTGCGCGCTGCAAAAAACTGA